The DNA region CAGCGTCTGGCCGCCAGAACCGCGCCCATGGGGTCGCCGTAGCGGTCCGCCAGCCTGCGCCATGTGCGCACGCCCAGGCCGGCCGTATGCCGCAGGGCGAAGCTGGCCCACATCTGGCGGAGCTCTTCGGGAGTCCGTGTAGGCCAAGCGTGCTCTTCGGCAAGCGCCCACGGGAAAAAAGCGCTGCCCTCAGAAGAGTCCGGATAGGTGTCAAACGAGCCTTGGCCCCTAATATCCTTCATCGAGCGCCTTGCGGGCGAGCTTCGCTGGTTCGGACTTGGGATAATCCTCGAGCAGGGCGTTCAGATAAAACCGCGCGTTGTTCTTGTCGCCGAGCATCTCATAGGAGTACCCTATCTTCAGCAGCGAGGCCGCGGCCTTCGGATCCTTGGGGAACCGCGAGGTGACTTCCTTGAATGTGAGAATCGCCTGGGCGTACCGCTTGTCGTGGTAGTACGTCTCCCCCAGCCAGTAGTAGGCGTTGGGCACCAGAGGGCTGTCGGGGTTCTCCATGATGAACGCCCGCAGCATCTGGCGGCCCTTTTCTGTATTGCCGGAGCGAGTCAGCCGCACGGCCTCGGTGTAGGCGTACGGCAGCTCGTTGTCGGAAGGTTTGTGCACCGTGGCTGCGGCATTGGATTGCGGCGCACTGTAGACCGCTGGGGTCGGCTCGGCATAGGGCGTCTCGGGTCCGGGACCGGAGTCCACGGCCGGCTCGGTGTTTCTGGCCGTGGCCGGAGAGACAGGATGGAGACGCGGCTCCGTTTCCACGGACTCCACGACGATCTCCTCCTGCTCGACTGTCTCGGTGACGGTCTCGGTCGCCGGATGCAAGGGGAGCATGGGCTGCGCCTCGGCGGCGTAGGCACTGCTGCGGGCGGCGGCTATGGCCGCGCGGATGCGGTCCTTTTCCACGCCTTCGGCAACGGCGTAACGTTCCAGCCGATCCATCCGGGCTTCGAGCTCGGAGGCTTGGCGGCGGTTCTGTTCTTCCAGATCCATAACCCGCGATTCGAGGTTAGCCATGCGAAAATCTATACTCGCCTGCGGCGCGCAGCCGACCAGACACGTGAGAACGAGGAGCGCTGCGGCAGGAGCGAAAACGCCGCGAATGTCCCGCAGAGACGTCTCCCGGACCGTACTGCAGTATGCGATACTTCGGACATGGATTTGTGCCACGTAAACTCCTTTTATCAGAACTCGCCTCCGCGGCGGGCATTACCGCCCGGGGCGCACCCTTCCGCCACGGCCGGGACCGGAACCGTCTAATTCGTTGGAACCATACGGGAGAGAAGTTCCTTTATCAAGGCAGCGCGGCCTGTTGGATGGCATGAGGTTGCCAGCATTGAAAAAATAAGGCAGTGACTTTTACCGATTGCCTTTCACCCATATCGAGTTGAACCGCTACCAGGCGGCCCCTACCGAGGAGCATTTTACATGCCCGAGATACCTGCTAATCTACTCCAATACGCATTATACCTGCGTACCATCCTGCTCAGCCTGATGGGCCTTGTCCTGCTGGCGGCCCTCGGCGGACCCTTTATCGCCCTTGTCAGCGAGATCGCCGGCCGAGCCCAGAAGAAGGTGTTCCACGACAAGTTCGGCAAACAGATGGCGACCATGTCCGTGGTCTTCTCCCTCTGCGCCCTGCCCTTCTGCCTGGGCGGCTGGGCCGTGCTCGCATTCCGGCACCCGGCCTACGTGCTCGAAGGCGTGCTCTCCCCACTGCTGGGGCAGGCGTCCATCTTTGTGCTCGGCGTGCTGGCCGTGGCCCTGCTGCTTATGTTGCAGTACCAAACCACATGGGCAAGGCTTAAGGATATCAAGGTATTCCACATCACTCTCGGCGTGCTCGCGGTCATCGTCAGCATCGCCGGCGTCTATATGCTCCTCGCGCTCAAGCGTGTGATGATCCAGTATCCGGAAGCGTTCGCCGTAGATCCCTCGCTCCAGTCCTTCGTATCCGTAGCGCGCAGCATCCCCCTGGCCTCCACCTTCTGGCCCTTCTTCGCCGCAGTTGTGCTGGCCGCGCCGGCCGCCGCGGGCGGCCTGGGTCTGCTCTGGCTGCTGATGCGGCGCAACAAGGAGGACTACGGCCGCGACTACTACGCCTATGCCTTCAAGCGTTCAGCCAAGTTCGCCCTCGCCTTCGGCGTTCTGGCCGCCTGCGCCGTGGCCTGGCATGCCGTCTGGCTGGCGCCGCGGATCAGCGAACTGGGCCTCGCCTCCATTGACCTGATGAAGCCGGAGTGGATGGGCCTCGCCGTTTCCATTTTGGCCATGTTTACGGCCTGCATTCTGTGGGGAGTGATTGCAGCGAGCAAGACGCCGCTGCGGCAGAAGCCCACTGCCTGGCTGGCGGCAATGCTGTTCTTCGTGTCCGTACTGGGCGAGGGGCTCGTGCTCAGCCGGCTCTACACGCTGTTCTAGCGCGCTTGAATCACAGACAAGCTATTTTGCTGAACTCGTAGAATATTCCAGCAAGATAGTTGGAGACCATCTAAAGCCCGCTTCCGAGAGAATCGCCCGAAATGCTGTAGCGTCGCTCGGCGGCCTTGCGCATGGCCTCGTTCACCAGGGCGTCGTCCTGGTAGGCGATGGCCAGCACATAGATGCTGCCCTGCACGCTCACGCTTACGTGGATCGAGCGTTCCTTGTTGTGGAAGGTGTGGACGAGATCTTCGAACACGCCGTGGCCGTACTTCTTGCGCAGTACATCCAGCAGCGAGGCAAGAGCCTCCTCCGCCGATTCCCGCGTGGGGTACGGCGCCGTGGCCGTGATCTGCACGATTCGCTGGGTATCCGGCTCCAGCCAGAGGGCATGGTAGCGGAAGAATCCCGTGTGGATACGCGCCTCCACCTCCACGCGCACCAGACCGCCCTTGTCCTGGGTCATGTCCGTGGCCGAGTCCGGCACGTAGACGTCCCCGAGGGTGAAGCCGAAAGCCCCGTCAATGGGCTCCGTGCCTATGGGCTGGGCGGCTGCCGCCCCGGCGAGAAGCAGAAGCGCCGCGGCGGCAGCCGCCGCAACGAGCATTCGAAGCCGCATGCCGTCCCGCGCCGCTAGATGGCCTTGGACGTGGCCATGAGGTAGATTTCGTGCGGGTCCAGAATGAGGACCACCGAGCCGTCGCCCATGATGGTCGCGCCGGAGATGCCCTTCTGGTCGCCCAGGTAGGCGCCCAGCGGCTTGATGACGATCTCCTGGCGTTCCAGCAGCCTGTCCACCACAAGGCCCAGGCGGCGGTCGCCGTCCTGGATGACCACCACAGAGAGGATGTCCGGCTCTTTCTCCGGCGGCGGCAGCTCCAGCATTTCGCACAGGGAGATGATGCCCAGCACCTGGCCGCGCAGGGTGACGGCCTTGCGGTTGTTGACCTCGGTGAGCCGCTTTGTCTCGATTTTGGTGGTCTCGGACACGGCGTCCAGGGGAATGGCGTAGGTGTCGCCGCCAACCTTGACCATGAGCGCGTCAATGATGGCCAGGGTAAGCGGCAGGATGAGCGTGAACCGCGTGAACTTGCCGGTCTCGGAGGTGATGGAAACCGAGCCCTTGAGGTTCTTGATGTTCGTGCGCACCACGTCCATGCCCACGCCGCGGCCGGAGATGTCGGTGATCTTCTCAGCCGAGGAGAAGCCGGGGGCAAAGATGAGCTCGCGCGCCTCGCGGTCGTCCAGGTTCTTGGCCTCGTCGGCCGAGATGATGCCCTTCTTGACGGCCACCTCGCGCATCTTTTCCGGATCGATGCCCTTGCCGTCGTCCTCGATCTCGATGGCCACGGAGTTGCCGCGGTAGTAGGCGCGCAGCCAGACCGTGCCCTTGGCCGGCTTGTTGGCCTTGATGCGCTGCTCCTCGGGCTCGATGCCGTGGTCCACGGAGTTGCGGATGAGGTGAACCAGGGGGTCGCCGATGACCTCGACCACGGACTTGTCCAGCTCAGTCTCCTCGCCTTCCATGATCAGCTCGACCTGCTTGCCGGACTTGCGGGAGAGGTCGCGCACCAGGCGCGGGAAACGGGAGAAAACGGTCTGCACCGGCACCATGCGCACCTTCATGATGGTGTCCTGCAGATCGTCGGAAATACGCGCCATGGCGAAGGTGGTCTCCACCAGGTTCTGCGCGGTCTCGGCCACGTCTATCTGCTCCCCGTGCTCCTCCAGGTTGCGGGCGATCATGGTGAACCGGTTGCGGTTGATGATCAGCTCGCCGATGAGGTTCATGAGGTGGTCGAGCTTCTCGTGGTCCACGCGGATGGTGGAGGAAACTTTGGGCTTCTGCTGCGACTGCACCGCGGCCTGGCTTGCCGCGGTAGCCGTGGCGGCCTTTTTCTCGTCCCCTGCAGGCTTGGGCTCGGCTTTGGGCTCTGGCTTCGGGGCAGCCTTTGCCTCAGGCGCCGGCGTCTCCTTGGGTTCCGCTTTCGGCGCAGGCTTGGGCGCGGGTTCCGGCTTTGCTGCGGGCTCGGCCTTCTGCTCAGGCTTGGGCGCCGCGGCCGGTTGCTCGGGCTCTGGTTTTGGAGCAGGAGCTTCCGGCGCTTTTTCCGGAGCCGGAGCCTTGGCCGCCGGAGCCGGCGGTTCCGCCGTGGGGCCTGTCGCCTGGCCGCCCTGGGACTTGATCTGCTGAATTTCCTTCTCAACCATGTCGGCGATGATGGAGGTCTCCTGCCGCATGATGTCCAGCAGAGCATCAAACCCGATGCCGGCCGAGCGCGCCTGGTCCACCAGGGCGGCCGTGCGCTGGGCGTAGGTCTGGACCTCCTCGATGCCCATGTAGCCGCTGGAGTTCTGGATGGTGACAAGGGCGCGGTACAGCGCGTCTACATACTCGCTCTGGTCCGGGTTGCCGGTCAGCTTGTCCAGGGCGACGCGGACTGTGCCGAGCTGCTGCTTCACTGCGGACTCGAAGATGGCCACGTCGTCGGGGTCGAATCCCTCGCCAGCGGACTCCTCCGCGGCAGGTTCGGCAGGCGCGGCAGGTTCCTCGGAAGGTGCGGGCTCCTCGCTCTCGGCTTCGGCCGGGGACTCGATGGTGCCGGACTCCACAGCCCTGCGCAGGCGGGTCTTGACGCCGGCCGTGGACACGGGGGTCACGGTGCCGGACTGCGTATCAACGCCGGCCACCAGGCTTTCAATGGTGTCCACCACCAGAAGCAGCAGATCCACCAGCCCCTGCGCCGAGGCGTCCATCTCGCCCTTGCGCACGCGATTGAGCAGCGTTTCAGCCTCGTGGGTCAGGCCGTTGAGCTCCTTGAAGCCGATGATGCCGGAGTTGCCCTTGAGGTTGTGGAAGTAACGGAAGAGATCGTTAGTGGTGTCGGCCCACGCCTCGGGCTCCTTTTCCAGGGAGACCAACCCGGCGTTGAGATTTTCCACGATATCCTGCGCTTCTTCGAGAAAATCATTGAGGTGGCTTTCGCCGAACGCAGTAAGCGTATACGGATCGAGGTTCTCGTCCTCGAACTCGGGGTGGATATCGCCGTCATAGGGCTCGGGTGCGGACTGCTCGGCCGGAGCTTCCGGCGCCGGGGCCGGTTCGGGCTCGGCAGGCGCCTCCGCCGTTGGTTCGGGCTCCGGAGCGGCCTCAGGTGCGGGCTGCGGAGCCGGTTCCGGTTCAGGCTGGGGAGCGGCAGAAGCTGCCGGAGCTGCGCCGCCCGTCATGATGCGGTCGATGACGGCGATGAGCTCGTCCACCTCCACATTGCCTTCCGAGCCTTCCATCTCCAGGTTGTCGACCATCTGCCGCAGGGCGTCCGTCACGGAGAGGATGACATCCATGATCTCCGAGGTGACGCCCATCTCGCCCTTGCGCAGCTCATCCAGAATGTTCTCGGCGCGGTGAGCCAGCCGGTTCATGGTGTTCAGACCGAGGAAACCGGACGCCCCCTTGAGGGAGTGCATGGGCCGGAATATCTCGTTGAGCAGCGCCAAATTCTCCGGAGACTTCTCAAGCTCCAGCAGGTTGGGCTCGATGGTCTCCAGATGTTCCTTGGCCTCGAGGATAAAATCGGTGATAATTTCCGGATCGAGAAAATCCTGGCTCATGGTCGTATCAATCCTTACCCGGCTGTCCGCTGGGCCTTAGCCCAGAAGCATTTTCACATTTTTGACGAGCATTTCCGGCTGCGCCGGCTTAACGAGATAGAGATTCGCCCCAAGGCTGATGCCTGCATCGATGTCTTCTTCACGGCCTTCCGTGGAAAGGACCACGATGGGCACGTCGCGGTACAGCTCCTGCTCCCGCACGGACTTGATGAAGGTGAAGCCGTCCATCTTGGGCATGTTGATGTCGCTTATGATGAGGTCAACATCCGGACTCGTATAGAGCTTTTCCAGCCCGTCCAAACCATTTTCCGCCGTCGTCACCTTGAAGCCTTCTTTCTTCATAATGAAGGCCACCAAGTTCCGCACAGTCTTGGAATCGTCCACAATGAGAATATGTTTAGACATTCAGGCCTCCTTGCAAGCCCACTTTATCGAGCAAGCGCTCCATCGAGACAACGCCGATAAGGTCGTCCCCGGAACGCAGGAGTCCGCGGACTATGTCCACGTCCGCGCCCATTTTCTGTTCGATATTCCATTCGATCGCGGACTGGGGGACACGATACATGGTATGCACCCGCTCCACCAGCAGCGCTACCTGCAGGTCGCCCTTGCGGCAGACCACGAAAAAGCGTTTCGCTCGGGCCTCTTCGTCCAGGGATTCCTCTTCCTCGGCCGGCGGCTCTTCCTTGCCCAGGATGACGCCCAGACGCAGCACAGGCGTTACCCGGCCACGCAGGTTGACGATGCCCGCCAGGTAGCCGTGCGACTCCGGCACGGCCGTGGGCTCCATGTAGCGCACCACTTCCTGCACCGCGTTGATCGGAATGGTGAACTCCTGATCCGCCAGAAAGAAGCTGACAAGCTGGATCTCGGACTGGGCGCGTATCTCGTCGTCCAGAGACGGCTCGGCCTCGATCTCCGGCTCAACGGCCGGCTCCACGGCCTCTTCTTCATAGACGATGGCCTCGGGTTCCGGAACAAACTCCTCGGCCGTCTCCGGGACTTCCTCATGGACGGCCTGAACCTCGGGAGCCGGCTCCGGCTCGCGAAGCTCTTCCGCCACCGGCGGCTCGGCCTCCTCTGCCGGAGCGGTCTGCTCCAGAGGCGGCGGGGGTTCCACCTCGGCCAGGTCCACGGCCTGGGGCTCGGCCTCCTCGATGCCGAGACGGTCGAGAATGTCCCGTTCGAGTCCGAGATACTTTTCGAGGAACGCGCGCTCCGTATCGGAGAAGGCCATCTCTTCGGCGTGTTCCTCCGGAGAAAGTTCCTCATCCAGGAAATATTCTTCAGGGCTTTTACTCATAGGGCTTCAATCTCCGCAGCAAGCTGCACATACTCCAGCGCACTACGCGAGTCTGGATACAGGTCGTAGATCACGGCTCCCTTGCCACTGGCTTCCCGCAGTTTGGTGTCGTGATGAATGATGGTTTTGAACAGTTTGTCGCCCAGCTTCTCCCGCAGCAGCTCCAGCACGCGCTTGCACGCCCCGGCCCGCGAATCGAACATGGTCGCAAGGGCGCGGTAGCCCACAGGCTCGCGCCGGACGCGGTTCAGAGTGCGCATGGTGGAGAATATGAGCTTGAGACCATTGAGTGCGAGATACTCCGTCTGGATTGGAATTATTACGAGGTTCGCAGCCATGATGGCATTGGCGAGCAATACCCCCAGATAGGGCGGACAGTCCAGAATGACGTAATCGTACTCCTGAGGTACGTTCATCAGAGCCCGCACCAGCAGGCTGCCCTTGCTCTTGATCCCGGCGAGGTCCACATCCAGGTCCGAGAGCTTGGGATGGGCTGGAACAAAATCGAACACACCGCCGGCCGCCGGGTACGTCACCTTGTTCCATACCGTCTGCCACCGCTCGCCGCGGGGCTTCTTGAACAGATCGTAGGCCGTGTGCCTCAGCTTCTCCGGGTAGAAGCGCATATGGATGGACGCGCTCACGTGCGGGTCCAGATCCATGACCAGCACGTTGCGCCCTTCTTTGGCAAATGCTGCGGCCAGCGTCAAAGCCGTGGTTGTCTTGCCCACGCCGCCTTTCTGGTTGGCCACAGCGAGCACTCGCGCAATCACGTGTTCGACCTCTCAAAAAACATGCCTCCCCGTCTCGGAATATCTTACGGGTCTCATACCTTGCGGTAGACTATGGCGCCCGGGTGGTGCTCCGGCTTGAATGCGCGCGAGATGTTGTGCAACGACTCGCTGTGGCCGATCAACAGGAACCCGCCGGGTTGAAGGTTATCGTAGAAAGCGGAGATGACCCGCTTTTTCATGTCGTCGTCAAAGTAGATGATGACGTTGCGGCAGAACACGATCTGGGAGCGTTCGACCCGCTTCACCGCCATCCGATCGTTCAGGTTGATGGGGCCGAAGCTGACCAGTCTGCGGACCTCCGGCTTCACCCTGTACTTGTCGCCCTCCTGATCGAAGAACTTGGCGATCTTCTCCTTGGGCGTGGTTCGCAACGCATAATCCGTGTACAGCGCCTCCTTGGCCGAGTCGAGCACGGCCTCGGACAGGTCGTTGGCCGTTATGCGCACGGACCACGAGCGTATCTCGCTGCCCAGCACGTCGTGGAGAATCATGGACAGGGTGTACGGCTCCTCGCCCGTGGAGCATCCGGCTGACCAGATGTGCAGCCGCTTCTGGTTCTTCTTGCGCTGCTCCTCAATGGCCTCGGCGAGCACCTTTTCCTGAAAGACCTTGAGCTGAGGCGGGTTGCGGTAGAAGCTGGTCTCGTTGGTGGTGACCACCTCGAACAGCCGCGAGAGCTCGTCCCTGCGTTTGGAGTCGTAGCGCAGGTAATAGTAGTACTCGCCGAAGTCTTTCAGGTTAAGCGCCTTGAGCCGACCGCCCAGCCGGTTCTCCAGAAGATATTTGCGGTTGTCCGCGATGTAAATTCCGCTGTTCGAATAGATAAAATCGCGCAGCTGGACGAACTCGGAGTCCGAAATCTTGAGGTCTTTACGACCCAGCGATGTCTTTGCAAACAGAGAACTCACTGGCTACTCCCGAACGGCCTTGAGGCGAGCCAGCGCCTCTTCGGCGGCGGC from Oceanidesulfovibrio marinus includes:
- a CDS encoding response regulator, yielding MSKHILIVDDSKTVRNLVAFIMKKEGFKVTTAENGLDGLEKLYTSPDVDLIISDINMPKMDGFTFIKSVREQELYRDVPIVVLSTEGREEDIDAGISLGANLYLVKPAQPEMLVKNVKMLLG
- a CDS encoding CheR family methyltransferase, with translation MSSLFAKTSLGRKDLKISDSEFVQLRDFIYSNSGIYIADNRKYLLENRLGGRLKALNLKDFGEYYYYLRYDSKRRDELSRLFEVVTTNETSFYRNPPQLKVFQEKVLAEAIEEQRKKNQKRLHIWSAGCSTGEEPYTLSMILHDVLGSEIRSWSVRITANDLSEAVLDSAKEALYTDYALRTTPKEKIAKFFDQEGDKYRVKPEVRRLVSFGPINLNDRMAVKRVERSQIVFCRNVIIYFDDDMKKRVISAFYDNLQPGGFLLIGHSESLHNISRAFKPEHHPGAIVYRKV
- a CDS encoding chemotaxis protein CheA, which translates into the protein MSQDFLDPEIITDFILEAKEHLETIEPNLLELEKSPENLALLNEIFRPMHSLKGASGFLGLNTMNRLAHRAENILDELRKGEMGVTSEIMDVILSVTDALRQMVDNLEMEGSEGNVEVDELIAVIDRIMTGGAAPAASAAPQPEPEPAPQPAPEAAPEPEPTAEAPAEPEPAPAPEAPAEQSAPEPYDGDIHPEFEDENLDPYTLTAFGESHLNDFLEEAQDIVENLNAGLVSLEKEPEAWADTTNDLFRYFHNLKGNSGIIGFKELNGLTHEAETLLNRVRKGEMDASAQGLVDLLLLVVDTIESLVAGVDTQSGTVTPVSTAGVKTRLRRAVESGTIESPAEAESEEPAPSEEPAAPAEPAAEESAGEGFDPDDVAIFESAVKQQLGTVRVALDKLTGNPDQSEYVDALYRALVTIQNSSGYMGIEEVQTYAQRTAALVDQARSAGIGFDALLDIMRQETSIIADMVEKEIQQIKSQGGQATGPTAEPPAPAAKAPAPEKAPEAPAPKPEPEQPAAAPKPEQKAEPAAKPEPAPKPAPKAEPKETPAPEAKAAPKPEPKAEPKPAGDEKKAATATAASQAAVQSQQKPKVSSTIRVDHEKLDHLMNLIGELIINRNRFTMIARNLEEHGEQIDVAETAQNLVETTFAMARISDDLQDTIMKVRMVPVQTVFSRFPRLVRDLSRKSGKQVELIMEGEETELDKSVVEVIGDPLVHLIRNSVDHGIEPEEQRIKANKPAKGTVWLRAYYRGNSVAIEIEDDGKGIDPEKMREVAVKKGIISADEAKNLDDREARELIFAPGFSSAEKITDISGRGVGMDVVRTNIKNLKGSVSITSETGKFTRFTLILPLTLAIIDALMVKVGGDTYAIPLDAVSETTKIETKRLTEVNNRKAVTLRGQVLGIISLCEMLELPPPEKEPDILSVVVIQDGDRRLGLVVDRLLERQEIVIKPLGAYLGDQKGISGATIMGDGSVVLILDPHEIYLMATSKAI
- a CDS encoding chemotaxis protein CheW — protein: MSKSPEEYFLDEELSPEEHAEEMAFSDTERAFLEKYLGLERDILDRLGIEEAEPQAVDLAEVEPPPPLEQTAPAEEAEPPVAEELREPEPAPEVQAVHEEVPETAEEFVPEPEAIVYEEEAVEPAVEPEIEAEPSLDDEIRAQSEIQLVSFFLADQEFTIPINAVQEVVRYMEPTAVPESHGYLAGIVNLRGRVTPVLRLGVILGKEEPPAEEEESLDEEARAKRFFVVCRKGDLQVALLVERVHTMYRVPQSAIEWNIEQKMGADVDIVRGLLRSGDDLIGVVSMERLLDKVGLQGGLNV
- the ybgF gene encoding tol-pal system protein YbgF, translated to MANLESRVMDLEEQNRRQASELEARMDRLERYAVAEGVEKDRIRAAIAAARSSAYAAEAQPMLPLHPATETVTETVEQEEIVVESVETEPRLHPVSPATARNTEPAVDSGPGPETPYAEPTPAVYSAPQSNAAATVHKPSDNELPYAYTEAVRLTRSGNTEKGRQMLRAFIMENPDSPLVPNAYYWLGETYYHDKRYAQAILTFKEVTSRFPKDPKAAASLLKIGYSYEMLGDKNNARFYLNALLEDYPKSEPAKLARKALDEGY
- a CDS encoding ParA family protein produces the protein MIARVLAVANQKGGVGKTTTALTLAAAFAKEGRNVLVMDLDPHVSASIHMRFYPEKLRHTAYDLFKKPRGERWQTVWNKVTYPAAGGVFDFVPAHPKLSDLDVDLAGIKSKGSLLVRALMNVPQEYDYVILDCPPYLGVLLANAIMAANLVIIPIQTEYLALNGLKLIFSTMRTLNRVRREPVGYRALATMFDSRAGACKRVLELLREKLGDKLFKTIIHHDTKLREASGKGAVIYDLYPDSRSALEYVQLAAEIEAL